A region from the Aegilops tauschii subsp. strangulata cultivar AL8/78 chromosome 5, Aet v6.0, whole genome shotgun sequence genome encodes:
- the LOC109757028 gene encoding auxin-responsive protein SAUR36 — protein MSSASSGMCQTLGPSRPDPDHTTAPPKPQHCTYPTHCIPSQSIVWAPTLPLSYKSMAKCPPNTTTSSKDKRHSSLQLAEEFLQFPETQETTMMSAKNLAQLAKKWQRVVAMGRKRLTSSTSGGETGGPCGTSCSPVAGKGHFVVYTTDGARFEVPLVFLGTTVFDELLRMSPEEFGFTGVDGDRITLPCDASMMEYALCLLRRSASSDMEAAFLNTMAMPCHYHAEPHLGVSQHNGVCSS, from the coding sequence ATGTCCAGCGCAAGCTCCGGCATGTGCCAAACACTTGGCCCCAGCAGACCTGATCCAGATCACACCACGGCACCTCCAAAACCGCAGCACTGCACGTACCCTACCCATTGCATACCATCACAGTCCATCGTGTGGGCGCCAACTTTACCCTTGAGCTATAAATCCATGGCTAAATGCCCTCCTAACACCACCACTTCATCCAAAGACAAAAGGCATTCCAGCCTCCAACTAGCAGAAGAATTTCTCCAGTTTCCAGAAACACAAGAAACTACCATGATGAGTGCCAAGAACCTCGCTCAGCTGGCCAAGAAGTGGCAGAGGGTGGTGGCTATGGGGAGGAAGAGGCTCACCTCATCAACATCAGGGGGGGAAACCGGAGGGCCATGTGGCACGTCGTGCTCACCTGTGGCTGGCAAGGGCCACTTCGTCGTGTACACTACCGACGGTGCGAGGTTCGAGGTACCGCTTGTGTTCCTCGGCACGACCGTCTTCGACGAGCTCTTGAGGATGTCCCCAGAGGAGTTCGGCTTCACAGGCGTTGACGGTGACAGAATCACGCTGCCCTGTGACGCATCAATGATGGAGTATGCCCTGTGTTTGCTCAGGAGAAGTGCGTCCTCAGATATGGAGGCCGCGTTCCTCAACACCATGGCAATGCCATGCCACTATCATGCAGAGCCACATCTCGGAGTTAGCCAGCATAATGGTGTTTGCAGCTCCTGA